The Blattabacterium cuenoti genomic sequence AGCATAAATTTCACTAACTGAATTTATAAAAGATAAATGTTTTTTTAAACACTTGTAGTGTTCAATTACTTTCACATAAGAATTTTCTCCTACCACGATTAAATTTCTAGTGTTAAGCATAATTTTTTTATATTCCAATCCAGTAGAAATATGAAATATTTCTACTGGATTTTCTAAAATAACATTATCTGGTATATAAATATAGACCCCATCTATTGAGAATAAAGTATTTAAAGTATAAAAAACGTTATACTGATATGATAATTTTCCATAATAATTTTTAACTTTATTTTCTTCCTGTGAATCTATATTTGATAATATAATATGATTTTTATTGGAAACTCCACTGAGTTTAGAAAGGTAAGAATCATATTTTCCATCTATAAAAATAACAAAAAAGGATTTTTCTTTTTTTAGAAAAAAAAATTTTTTGATCTGTTCATATCCTATATTTTTCTTCTTTCCATTTCTTTTTTCATTAATAATATGATAATCCTGATCAAGGATTGAATTAACATACATCTCTTTACAATTTTTTCCTCCCTTTTTAAAAGGAAAGGAAAATCCTTTTTTCTTAAAAAAATTAATATGTTTTTTTTGCAAAAAAGATAGATAAGATTTTTTTTCTTCTTTCAAAAAAGAAGATTCATCGATCAATGAAATTATTTTTTCTTTTAATCGCATTAAATTAAATTATAAATGAAAAAACAATCAACAATATTTTTTTTTAGAAACCCAATCATATCCTTCTTTTTCTAATTTTTCCGCTAATTTCTTATCCCCTGAATAAAGAATTTTTCCATTATACAGAACATGAACAATATAATCTGAAAAAATGTAATCCAATAATCTTTTGTAATGAGTAATAATTAAAATGGAATTTTTTTTATTTCTAAAAGCGTTAATTCCTTTAGATACTAAACGTAAAGCATCTATGTCTAATCCTGAATCTACTTCATCTAAAATAGATAATAAAGGATCTAACATCATCATTTGAAATATCTCATTTCTTTTTTTTTCTCCTCCTGAAAATCCTTCATTTAAATAACGATAAACAAAATCTTTTTCAAGATTTAATTGAAAAGAAATCTTTTTTATTTTATATAGAATTTCTTTAGCAGACATTTTACTCATATTTTTTGCTTTACGAATAGAATTTATAGATGTCTTAATAAAATTAATA encodes the following:
- the sufD gene encoding Fe-S cluster assembly protein SufD; translated protein: MRLKEKIISLIDESSFLKEEKKSYLSFLQKKHINFFKKKGFSFPFKKGGKNCKEMYVNSILDQDYHIINEKRNGKKKNIGYEQIKKFFFLKKEKSFFVIFIDGKYDSYLSKLSGVSNKNHIILSNIDSQEENKVKNYYGKLSYQYNVFYTLNTLFSIDGVYIYIPDNVILENPVEIFHISTGLEYKKIMLNTRNLIVVGENSYVKVIEHYKCLKKHLSFINSVSEIYALDHSKIDYYKIQGDYLNEKTSIIDNTFLKQNKYSKCSVFTFSFQGNFIQNNLKFSFCGENTCSYLYGISLLSEKEFLDHNTLIDHLYSYSYSHQLYKNILFDKSSGIFNGKIIVNKRIKGINAFQRNSNIILSDEACMHTNPQLEIHSEDVKCSHGCTIGDLHKEELFYLQSRGISEKNAKILLLFSFLEEILNPIQIFELKKIIYRKMKKKLNKNL
- the sufC gene encoding Fe-S cluster assembly ATPase SufC, which encodes MLSIKNLHVSIDKKKILQGVNLEMNVGETHVIMGPNGSGKSTLASIIAGKYKEYNITQGNIYFLNKNLSDFSPEERAHLGIFLSFQHPIEIPGISIINFIKTSINSIRKAKNMSKMSAKEILYKIKKISFQLNLEKDFVYRYLNEGFSGGEKKRNEIFQMMMLDPLLSILDEVDSGLDIDALRLVSKGINAFRNKKNSILIITHYKRLLDYIFSDYIVHVLYNGKILYSGDKKLAEKLEKEGYDWVSKKKYC